One region of Gymnogyps californianus isolate 813 chromosome 28, ASM1813914v2, whole genome shotgun sequence genomic DNA includes:
- the DBF4B gene encoding protein DBF4 homolog B produces the protein MAGPAAPRPLRGKSFYLDLPSGRSARQLAEAIRRLGGVTESFLSKEVSYVVSSNKEAKRDKARTWTEKQSNRTSEDAKATSPMPSTSKGNHTRPHQKPPDTALISRGKELLQKAMKNQDTCSGSSILANARLWGVQILHVDEMLSHAQQLLRAISGARKRCQKTEAKCLASGSKICKGKLKPPFLKVEDQSRQFRPFHHQFKSFPDLNFLAPKSSSPFEPLKSLSNSCRARGAEGCPMRSEGEKSPRSTPVTVPKKKRGFCECCQETFEELQKHLQSPQHKRFALDNSQYAPVDRVISQLTNNFVEQSAKVPWSCLTDERLVPQAQVTGGIEMLTAELGKEKEQPEQGAVEVFIDTERDHGLKTKGCSPCLPGDRVSKPREGGGLSKNCSLGLPVGAGLTRGVCAARGATEEPAVGDTDLGLAPDLGWGTHAAAAHVREAIASSSEPHKQQVLESISHVPQALPASRKRRLSSRQSSQVGKKPRLELGSDLSPSKQTNPVDGGMGGQGAGQTSEPGLPSVAEAGSLPLSTKLSNRPHSSLGLDLRPCGNPGDPASQPGSREAVGFDPTEAAAASTVSEHGWSRANVSSQGKQLGEENESTTRNVNSPDLESTMSKTSCPTGPLPSPKLPVAGARCCCSLCVRAAEKIAPELPDLPGHSKEQALCPGLLQPLPHNAQAHHDFSKSSSESDWDVQLLSTLTGVQDGRIQSVDRDLLQRTHVNVRDSGYESQLCSVLKQKSELSWACKEDKNCQNCCTETKGASFPIFETFFGSWTS, from the exons GTGACCGAAAGCTTCCTAAGCAAAGAAGTCAGCTACGTGGTTTCCAGCAACAAAGAAGCTAAACGAGACAAAGCCAGGACTTGGACTGAGAAGCAGAGCAATAGAACTTCAGAAGATGCAAAAGCCACGAGCCCAATGCCTTCTACCTCCAAAGGGAACCATACCAGACCTCATCAGAAGCCACCAGACACT GCCCTGATCAGCAGGGGAAAGGAACTGCTGCAGAAGGCCATGAAGAATCAG GACACCTGCAGTGGCAGCAGTATTCTGGCCAACGCTCGCCTGTGGGGAGTCCAGATCTTGCACGTGGATG AAATGTTGTCACATGCTCAACAGCTGCTGCGTGCCATCTCGGGAGCAAGGAAGCGGTGCCAGAAGACAGAG GCAAAATGCCTTGCGTCCGGATCAAAAATTTGCAAAG GAAAATTGAAGCCCCCTTTTCTGAAGGTTGAAGACCAGAGCAG GCAATTCCGACCCTTCCATCACCAGTTCAAAAGCTTTCCTGACCTGAATTTCCTGGCACCCAAAAGCTCCAGCCCATTTGAGCCTCTGAAAAGCCTCTCGAATTCCTGCAGAGCCAG GGGTGCGGAGGGCTGTCCGATGCGCAGCGAGGGGGAGAAGAGCCCCCGATCCACACCAGTCACTGtgccaaagaaaaagaggggaTTTTGTGAGTGCTGCCAAGAGACCtttgaagagctgcagaag CATCTCCAGAGCCCCCAGCACAAGCGGTTTGCACTGGACAACTCGCAGTACGCCCCTGTGGATCGTGTCATCTCGCAGCTCACCAACAACTTTGTGGAGCAGTCAGCCAA GGTGCCTTGGTCCTGCCTGACAGATGAACGCTTGGTGCCTCAAGCGCAAGTTACTGGAGGAATTGAGATGctgacagcagagctgggaaaggaaaaggagcagcCTGAGCAGGGTGCTGTGGAAGTGTTCATTGATACGGAGCGTGATCATGGCCTGAAGACCAAGGGATGTTCCCCTTGCCTGCCTGGGGACAGGGTCAGTAAGCCCAGAGAAGGAGGGGGGTTGTCAAAGAACTGCTCTCTGGGGCTGCCTGTTGGAGCAGGACTCACCAGAGGGGTCTGTGCTGCACGTGGCGCCACGGAGGAGCCTGCAGTGGGGGATACAGATTTGGGCTTGGCTCCTGACCTGGGCTGGGGGACTCACGCAGCGGCCGCTCATGTCAGAGAAGCAATTGCTTCTTCATCTGAACCTCATAAACAGCAAGTGCTTGAGTCTATTAGCCATGTTCCACAAGCACTGCCTGCCTCCAGGAAACGCCGGCTCTCCTCCagacagagcagccaggtgGGAAAgaagcccaggctggagctgggtAGTGACCTCTCTCCGTCTAAGCAGACAAACCCAGTGGATGGTGGGATGGGTGGACAGGGTGCAGGACAGACGTCTGAGCCCGGCTTGCCCAGTGTGGCGGAGGCTGGCAGCTTGCCCCTAAGCACAAAGCTCTCCAACAGACCTCATAGCTCCCTTGGTTTGGACCTGCGCCCATGTGGGAACCCTGGGGACCCTGCATCACAGCCGGGTTCTCGTGAAGCTGTGGGATTTGATCCCACAGAGGCTGCCGCAGCCAGCACTGTCAGCGAGCATGGCTGGAGCAGAGCGAATGTGAGTTCCCAAGGGAAGCAGCTCGGAGAGGAGAATGAAAGCACAACCAGAAATGTGAATAGTCCTGATCTGGAGAGCACAATGAGCAAGACCAGCTGTCCTACTGGCCCGTTGCCCTCTCCAAAACTGCCTGTGGCTGGAGCCAGATGTTGCTGCTCGCTCTGtgtcagagcagcagaaaaaatagcACCCGAACTACCTGACCTCCCAGGCCACAGCAAAGAGCAGGCTCTGTGCCCTGGGCTCCTTCAGCCTCTTCCACATAATGCACAGGCTCATCATGACTTCAGCAAAAGTTCTTCCGAGTCAGACTGGGATGTCCAGCTGCTCTCCACACTAACAGGCGTCCAGGATGGCAGGATTCAGTCTGTGGACAGGGACTTGCTCCAAAGGACACATGTCAATGTGAGGGACAGTGGGTATGAGTCTCAGCTCTGCTCGGTCCTGAAGCAGAAGTCAGAGCTTTCCTGGGCATGCAAAGAGGACAAGAACTGCCAGAACTGCTGCACAGAGACAAAAGGAGCCTCTTTCCCCATATTTGAGACCTTTTTTGGCAGCTGGACTAGCTAA
- the ADAM11 gene encoding LOW QUALITY PROTEIN: disintegrin and metalloproteinase domain-containing protein 11 (The sequence of the model RefSeq protein was modified relative to this genomic sequence to represent the inferred CDS: inserted 1 base in 1 codon), translating into MSPLRGWLLAALLSLTPRAGPAAQAGSLQRRLPRAGWQDGQVVSQITHPSRLVGQSSGGEVQKHQLDTRVRNEPGGGGGGGPGLHLARVSFVVRAFGSAFTLDLQLNHHLLASHYMERHVGAGSNSSHSTGAGEHCYYQGRIRGQPHSFVALSSCQGLHGVFSDGRATYLIEPQVGTEHGQGLRPHIVQRVPSCARPGCLFPALNQRVVGGLPKLRRRRQVRRAQHTVHSETKYIELAVVNDHQLFLQLRKSVVLTSNFAKSVVNLADMIYKEQLNTRIVLVAMETWASEDRIRMGEDSLETLNEFVKYRREGPAEQSDTVHLFSGRTFQSSRSGTAFXGGICSPARAGGVNEYGNVAAMAVTLAQTLGQNVGMMWNKHRTAAGDCRCPDSWLGCIMEDTGYYLPRKFSRCSIDEYNQFLQDGGGSCLFNKPLKLLDPPECGNGFVEAGEECDCGSLAECAKSGGNCCKKCTLTHDAMCSDGLCCKGCKYEPRGVSCREAVNECDIPESCTGDSSQCPPNLHKLDGYFCENEQGRCYGGRCKTRDRQCNALWGRGSAERFCYEKLNVEGTERGNCGREGLGWLQCNKQDVLCGFLLCANISGAPRLGELSGEIATTTFFHQNRYVDCRGGHVQLVDGSDLSYVEDGTPCGPGMLCLDRKCLPATAFNFSSCPGSWDGKICFDHGVCSNEGKCICRAEWTGKDCSVYDPIPEPKPTGETERYKGPSGTNIIIGSIAGAVLVAAIVLGGTGWGFKNIRRGRYDPAQQGV; encoded by the exons ATGAGCCCGCTGCGGGGCTGGCTGCTCGCCGCGCTCCTCTCGCTCACCCCGCGGGCAG GTCCTGCCGCGCAGGCCGGCTCGCTGCAGCGGAGGCTCCCCCGGGCCGGATGGCAGGACGGGCAGGTCGTTTCCCAAATCACCCACCCCAGCCGGCTGGTGGGGCAGAGCTCAGGAGGAGAAGTCCAGAAGCATCAGCTGGACACCAGGGTCAGGAAtgagcctggaggaggaggaggaggcggccCC GGGCTGCACCTGGCACGGGTGAGCTTTGTGGTGCGCGCCTTCGGCTCGGCCTTCACCCTCGACCTCCAGCTGAACCA CCACCTCCTCGCATCCCACTACATGGAGCGGCACGTCGGCGcaggcagcaacagcagccacagcacG GGCGCGGGGGAGCACTGCTACTACCAGGGCCGGATCCGGGGGCAGCCCCACTCCTTCGTGGCTCTCTCCAGTTGCCAGGGCCTGCA CGGGGTCTTCTCGGACGGCCGAGCCACCTACCTGATCGAGCCCCAGGTGGGCACCGAGCATGGGCAG GGCCTTCGACCACACATCGTCCAGCGTGTCCCCAGCTGCGCCCGACCGG gcTGCCTCTTCCCTGCACTGAACCAGCGCGTCGTGGGCGGGTTACCAAagctgcggcggcggcggcag GTACGCCGAGCCCAGCACACGGTTCACAGCGAGACGAAGTACATCGAGCTGGCGGTGGTGAATGACCATCAGCTG TTCCTGCAGCTCCGCAAGTCCGTGGTTCTCACCAGCAACTTCGCCAAGTCTGTGGTCAACCTGGCCGACATG ATCTACAAGGAGCAGCTCAACACCCGCATCGTGCTGGTGGCCATGGAGACGTGGGCCTCGGAGGACCGGATCCGGATGGGGGAAGACTCCCTGGAGACCCTGAATGAGTTCGTGAAGTACCGGCGCGAGGGACCGGCCGAGCAGAGCGACACCGTCCACCTCTTCTC GGGTCGGACGTTTCAGAGCAGCCGCAGCGGCACCGCCT GTGGGGGCATCTGCTCGCCCGCCCGCGCCGGGGGCGTCAACGAG TATGGCAACGTGGCGGCCATGGCGGTGACGCTGGCACAGACGCTGGGGCAGAACGTGGGCATGATGTGGAACAAGCACCGCACGGCAGCAG gggACTGCCGGTGTCCGGACTCGTGGCTGGGCTGCATCATGGAGGACACAGG gTACTACCTCCCGCGGAAGTTCTCCCGCTGCAGCATCGACGAGTACAACCAGTTCCTGCAGGACGGTGGCGGCAGCTGCCTCTTCAACAAACCCCTGAAG CTCCTGGACCCTCCGGAGTGCGGCAACGGCTTCGTGGAGGCGGGAGAGGAGTGCGACTGCGGCTCGCTGGCG GAGTGTGCGAAGAGCGGGGGAAACTGCTGCAAGAAGTGCACGCTGACCCATGATGCCATGTGCAGCGACGGGCTCTGCTGCAAAGGCTGCAAg TACGAGCCGCGTGGCGTGTCCTGCCGGGAGGCTGTGAACGAGTGCGACATCCCCGAGAGCTGCACCGGGGACTCCAGCCAG TGTCCCCCCAACCTCCACAAGCTGGATGGCTACTTCTGCGAAAACGAGCAG ggacgATGCTACGGTGGGCGCTGCAAAACCAGAGACCGGCAGTGTAACGCGCTGTGGGGCCGCG GCTCAGCCGAGCGCTTCTGCTACGAGAAGCTCAATGTGGAGGGGACCGAGAGGGGCAACTGCGGGCGCGAGGGCCTGGGCTGGCTGCAGTGCAACAAGCA GGATGTCCTCTGTGGCTTCCTCCTCTGCGCCAACATCTCGGGCGCGCCCCGGCTGGGCGAGCTCAGCGGCGAGATCGCCACCACCACCTTCTTTCACCAAAACCGCTACGTGGACTGCAG GGGAGGCCACGTGCAGCTGGTGGACGGCTCGGACCTGAGCTACGTGGAGGACGGGACGCCCTGCGGCCCCGGCATGCTGTGTCTCGACCGCAAATGCCTTCCAGCTACAGCCTTTAACTTCAGCTCCTGCCCCGGCAGCTGGGATGGGAAGATCTGCTTCGACCACGGG GTTTGCAGCAACGAGGGCAAGTGCATCTGCCGGGCCGAGTGGACGGGGAAGGACTGCAGTGTCTACGACCCCATTCCCGAGCCGAAGCCAACGGGGGAGACGGAGCGATACAAGG GTCCCAGTGGCACCAATATCATTATCGGCTCCATCGCGGGGGCCGTACTGGTGGCTGCCATCGTCCTAGGGGGGACAGGCTGGGGATTTAA GAACATCCGCCGAGGAAGGTACGACCCGGCGCAGCAGGGAGTGTAA